One Halovivax ruber XH-70 genomic region harbors:
- a CDS encoding class I SAM-dependent methyltransferase, with protein sequence MGFHTFPVDRADGLRDPGRYRYCSREELLSALPTGTDATVADLGSGTGFYTDDVAPFVGTLYAVDVQQEMHEKYREQGVPENVDLVTAGVDSLPFADDELDGAFSTMTHHEYASEEAFAELARVVRPDGRLVTVDWDADGEGADGPPTDERFSADTAADQLRTAGFSIEAVRERPETFFLVASR encoded by the coding sequence ATGGGCTTTCACACGTTCCCGGTCGATCGCGCCGACGGCCTCCGCGATCCCGGCCGCTACCGATACTGCTCCCGTGAAGAACTGCTCTCCGCGCTCCCAACCGGCACCGACGCGACCGTCGCCGACCTCGGGTCCGGAACCGGATTCTACACCGACGACGTCGCCCCGTTCGTCGGGACGCTCTATGCCGTCGACGTCCAACAGGAGATGCACGAGAAGTACCGGGAACAGGGTGTTCCGGAGAACGTCGATCTGGTGACGGCCGGCGTCGATTCGCTGCCCTTCGCCGACGACGAACTCGACGGGGCCTTCTCCACGATGACCCACCACGAGTACGCGAGCGAGGAGGCATTCGCCGAACTCGCGCGCGTCGTTCGCCCGGACGGTCGACTCGTCACGGTCGACTGGGACGCCGACGGTGAGGGGGCCGACGGGCCGCCGACCGACGAACGGTTCTCCGCGGACACGGCGGCAGACCAGCTCCGAACGGCCGGGTTCTCGATCGAAGCCGTTCGAGAACGACCCGAGACGTTCTTCCTCGTCGCCAGTCGGTGA
- a CDS encoding DsrE family protein gives MRTVVHLIQDDAEDRKSALAITKNLTEDDSVELDAVAVVAQGPGIEAVRNDAAVSEHVESLLDDGVSITACQNTMDMHDLTEADLVDGIQTAPSGVGELTRLQSDGYAYIRP, from the coding sequence ATGCGCACCGTCGTACACCTGATTCAGGACGACGCCGAGGATCGAAAATCTGCACTCGCGATCACGAAGAACCTCACCGAGGACGATTCGGTCGAACTGGACGCCGTCGCCGTCGTTGCCCAGGGCCCGGGGATCGAAGCCGTGCGGAACGACGCAGCAGTAAGTGAGCACGTCGAGTCCCTCCTTGACGACGGTGTCTCGATTACCGCCTGTCAGAACACGATGGACATGCACGACCTCACCGAAGCCGATCTCGTCGACGGCATTCAGACTGCCCCCTCCGGCGTCGGCGAACTCACGCGGCTCCAGAGCGACGGCTACGCGTACATCCGTCCGTAA
- a CDS encoding acyl-CoA thioesterase, with protein MTELMETYIENRTLVQPNHTNMLGKTHGGHVMKWMDEVGAMAAMRFSGETCVTARVDRMNFELPIRLGDSALVTAYVYDAGATSVKTRVTVEREDLRTGESELTTESYFVYVAIDEDEHPTTIPDLTVATEDGERLRTEALEGESGQGR; from the coding sequence ATGACCGAACTCATGGAGACCTATATCGAGAATCGAACCCTCGTCCAGCCGAATCACACCAACATGCTGGGCAAGACCCACGGCGGGCACGTCATGAAGTGGATGGACGAGGTGGGCGCGATGGCAGCGATGCGCTTTTCGGGCGAAACCTGCGTGACGGCCCGCGTCGACCGAATGAACTTCGAACTGCCGATCCGGCTCGGTGACTCCGCACTCGTCACCGCCTACGTCTACGACGCTGGAGCAACGAGCGTGAAGACGCGCGTGACGGTCGAGCGGGAGGACCTCCGGACGGGTGAGAGCGAACTGACGACCGAATCGTACTTCGTCTACGTGGCCATCGACGAAGACGAGCATCCGACGACGATCCCCGACCTGACCGTCGCGACGGAAGACGGCGAGCGACTTCGCACTGAGGCGCTCGAAGGTGAATCCGGACAGGGCAGGTAG
- a CDS encoding TraB/GumN family protein: protein MSDVREDGTPRPPDPPDRDQGEITVVGTAHVSQASVDEVRETIEEESPDVVAVELDEGRYRQMKGGTPDDIEAADLLSGNTVFQFLAYWMLSYVQSQLGDRFDVEPGADMKAAIDTAERNGLGVALVDRDIQVTMQRFWSRLTIGEKAKLVGGLAFGVTKPTTVGLSLGAGFGALFGLLFAIGLAPMLGMTGLLTLGISSSTILGTVGAVAIGLTAGALFGLLFVPSLDSLGDSGLFSGFSLRLLAGVVLGVGAMIGVVATNTYVGPLSAGAVEHAGALAIRTIVGILAGVGIFGGLGIVLGGLFAPSNEQVEDFDDFDIDQLTDGDVVTAMMEEFRRFSPGGAEALIDERDAFIANRLHALRNEGYHVVAVVGAGHRAGIEQYLDNPTSLPPIESITGTASGRRFSIAKVVGYLMMIGFVAFFGLLLMAGVENVLLLKLFLAWFFVNGIFAFSLARLAGARLSSAAVGGGVAWLTSINPLLAPGWFAGYMELRHRPVNVSDIGVLNDLLDDTERPIGELFDEMLDVELFRLIVIVALTNVGSMIASALFILAVIPWFGGEIGGVSELLAQLMDGAGNSLETIVGLFE from the coding sequence ATGAGTGACGTACGCGAGGACGGTACGCCCCGTCCACCCGACCCACCCGACCGGGATCAGGGCGAGATCACGGTCGTCGGGACGGCACACGTCTCGCAGGCGAGCGTCGACGAAGTGAGGGAGACGATCGAGGAGGAGTCCCCCGATGTCGTCGCCGTCGAACTAGACGAAGGCAGGTACCGCCAGATGAAAGGCGGGACGCCGGACGACATCGAAGCCGCCGATCTCCTCTCCGGAAACACGGTCTTTCAGTTTCTGGCCTACTGGATGCTCTCGTACGTCCAGTCTCAGCTCGGCGACCGGTTCGACGTCGAACCTGGCGCGGACATGAAGGCCGCTATCGACACCGCCGAACGCAACGGCCTTGGTGTCGCTCTCGTCGACCGAGATATTCAGGTGACGATGCAACGATTCTGGTCGCGTCTTACCATCGGTGAGAAGGCCAAACTCGTCGGCGGGCTCGCATTCGGCGTGACGAAACCGACGACCGTCGGCCTCTCGCTCGGCGCCGGGTTCGGTGCCCTGTTCGGCCTCCTCTTCGCGATCGGTCTCGCCCCCATGCTCGGGATGACCGGTCTCCTCACGCTCGGCATCTCGAGTTCGACAATCTTGGGTACGGTGGGTGCGGTCGCGATCGGGCTGACCGCCGGAGCCCTCTTTGGGCTGCTGTTCGTCCCATCACTGGACAGTCTCGGGGACAGCGGATTATTCTCGGGCTTCTCGCTCAGGCTGCTCGCCGGTGTCGTTCTCGGGGTCGGGGCCATGATCGGTGTCGTCGCGACGAACACGTACGTCGGTCCGCTGTCGGCTGGTGCCGTCGAACACGCCGGCGCCTTGGCGATCCGAACGATCGTCGGGATCCTCGCTGGCGTCGGCATCTTCGGCGGCCTTGGAATCGTCCTCGGTGGCCTCTTCGCCCCGTCGAACGAGCAAGTCGAGGACTTCGACGACTTCGACATCGATCAGCTCACCGACGGTGACGTGGTCACGGCGATGATGGAGGAGTTCCGTCGATTCAGTCCCGGCGGTGCCGAAGCGTTGATCGACGAACGCGACGCGTTCATCGCGAATCGCCTACATGCGCTTCGCAACGAAGGCTATCACGTCGTGGCCGTCGTCGGTGCTGGCCACCGCGCGGGTATCGAACAGTATCTCGACAATCCAACCTCCCTCCCCCCGATCGAGTCGATAACCGGGACGGCATCGGGTCGGCGCTTTTCGATCGCCAAGGTCGTCGGCTACCTGATGATGATCGGTTTCGTGGCGTTCTTCGGTCTGCTCCTCATGGCCGGGGTGGAGAACGTCCTCCTCCTGAAGCTCTTTCTCGCCTGGTTCTTCGTCAACGGAATCTTCGCCTTCTCGCTCGCCCGTCTGGCCGGCGCCCGCCTCAGCAGTGCAGCGGTCGGCGGTGGCGTCGCCTGGTTGACGAGCATCAATCCGCTGCTCGCACCCGGCTGGTTCGCCGGCTACATGGAGCTTCGTCATCGCCCCGTCAACGTCAGCGACATCGGCGTGCTAAACGACCTGTTAGACGACACCGAACGCCCGATCGGTGAACTGTTCGACGAGATGCTTGACGTCGAACTGTTCCGGCTGATCGTCATCGTCGCACTGACGAACGTCGGCAGCATGATCGCCTCGGCGCTTTTCATCCTCGCCGTGATTCCGTGGTTCGGCGGGGAAATCGGCGGTGTCAGTGAACTACTCGCCCAGCTGATGGACGGCGCCGGCAACAGTCTCGAGACGATCGTGGGGCTGTTCGAATGA
- a CDS encoding Zn-dependent protease produces MSYAQRSTLSFSTRELLDLAAAWIVLSVAFALLLSREPAIGGIDPTELVRMTGLSVVTVGVGFLSHELAHKVVAIRFDQIAVFKADYSMLFIALLSAMVGFLFAAPGAVYHRGRLTARQNGLIALAGPLTNQALAAVFFTLILVHDTVGAPGIVREIGQLGLWINLFLAAFNMIPWGPLDGATVKRWNTSVFVLVFVPSLLAALYVTFVVGI; encoded by the coding sequence ATGAGTTACGCCCAGCGGTCGACCCTGTCGTTCAGCACACGGGAACTCCTGGATCTCGCCGCTGCGTGGATCGTCCTGAGCGTCGCGTTCGCCCTCTTGTTGTCCCGGGAACCGGCGATCGGTGGGATCGATCCGACCGAACTCGTCCGGATGACCGGTCTGAGCGTGGTAACGGTGGGGGTCGGCTTCCTGAGTCACGAACTGGCCCACAAGGTCGTCGCGATTCGGTTCGACCAGATCGCCGTCTTCAAAGCCGACTACAGCATGCTGTTCATCGCGTTATTGAGCGCGATGGTCGGCTTCCTGTTCGCCGCACCGGGTGCCGTCTATCACCGCGGGCGACTCACCGCCCGACAGAACGGCCTCATCGCCCTCGCCGGGCCGCTGACGAACCAGGCGCTCGCTGCGGTATTCTTCACCTTGATACTCGTCCACGACACGGTCGGCGCACCCGGGATCGTCCGCGAGATCGGCCAGCTCGGCCTCTGGATCAACCTCTTCCTCGCGGCGTTCAACATGATCCCGTGGGGACCCCTCGACGGCGCGACGGTGAAGCGATGGAACACGAGCGTGTTCGTCCTCGTCTTCGTTCCGAGCCTGCTCGCGGCGCTGTACGTCACCTTCGTCGTCGGCATCTAA
- the purM gene encoding phosphoribosylformylglycinamidine cyclo-ligase: MSDDETGLTYAETGVDIEASEDATAALLEAFGSDLTTEYAGLLDIGDRYLALATDGVGTKLMVAEAIDDYSTIGIDCIAMNANDLVAAGVEPVAFVDYLAIEDPDEALTNEIGEGLAVGLERADLTLLGGETAVMPEVIDGFDLAGTCAGLAGKDDVLDGSAEVGDALVGFPSNGIHSNGLTLAREAVTRNHEYTDDFPPIPDRTIGEELLRPTRIYTDLLEYIHDYDVSAAAHVTGGGWTNLLRMGDRRYVVDDPLPAQPVFDFVQAEGSVSDAEMHRTFNMGTGFVLSLPPEQATELAAETDGGVIGRVEDGSSVEIRSLSLE, from the coding sequence ATGAGCGACGACGAGACGGGACTCACCTACGCGGAGACGGGGGTGGACATCGAGGCGAGCGAGGACGCGACGGCAGCGCTCCTCGAGGCGTTCGGCAGCGACCTGACGACGGAGTACGCCGGACTGCTCGACATCGGTGATCGATACCTCGCACTGGCGACGGACGGCGTCGGGACGAAGTTGATGGTCGCGGAGGCCATCGACGACTACTCGACGATCGGGATCGACTGCATCGCGATGAACGCGAACGATCTCGTCGCGGCGGGGGTCGAACCGGTCGCGTTCGTCGACTATCTGGCGATCGAAGACCCCGACGAAGCCCTGACGAACGAGATCGGGGAAGGTCTCGCCGTTGGCCTCGAACGGGCTGATCTGACGCTACTGGGCGGCGAGACGGCGGTCATGCCGGAGGTCATCGACGGCTTCGACCTCGCCGGCACCTGCGCCGGCCTCGCCGGAAAGGACGACGTACTCGACGGCAGCGCCGAGGTCGGTGACGCCCTCGTCGGCTTTCCCTCCAACGGGATCCACTCGAACGGGCTCACGCTCGCCCGGGAGGCCGTCACGCGCAACCACGAGTACACCGACGACTTCCCGCCGATTCCCGACCGGACCATCGGCGAGGAGCTGCTTCGACCGACACGGATCTACACCGATCTGCTGGAGTATATCCACGATTACGACGTCTCCGCCGCCGCACACGTCACGGGCGGCGGATGGACGAACCTCCTTCGGATGGGCGATCGGCGGTACGTCGTCGACGATCCGCTGCCTGCACAGCCGGTCTTCGACTTCGTCCAGGCCGAAGGGTCCGTTTCCGACGCGGAGATGCACCGGACGTTCAACATGGGCACCGGATTCGTCCTCTCGCTCCCGCCCGAGCAGGCAACCGAGCTCGCCGCGGAGACGGACGGGGGCGTTATCGGGCGCGTCGAAGACGGCTCGTCGGTCGAAATCCGCAGTCTCTCGCTCGAGTGA
- a CDS encoding macro domain-containing protein: protein MEFTVVQGDIADQSADALVNAAGTSLRMGSGVAGALRRGAGGDINDAAMEKGPIDLGAVAVTDAYDLDATYVIHAAAMPHYGDGQATEESIRSATRNALERADVLECESIVIPALGCGVAGYDLADGATLIVDQIQSFEPESLTDVRFIFYSDAEYEAVQAVIPDQ from the coding sequence ATGGAGTTCACAGTCGTCCAGGGAGATATCGCCGACCAATCCGCAGACGCACTGGTCAATGCAGCCGGAACAAGCTTACGGATGGGATCCGGCGTTGCGGGCGCGTTACGTCGTGGTGCTGGTGGTGACATCAACGACGCCGCGATGGAGAAGGGACCGATCGACCTCGGTGCCGTCGCCGTCACGGATGCGTACGATTTGGACGCGACCTACGTCATCCACGCGGCGGCGATGCCCCACTACGGGGACGGACAAGCCACCGAGGAGAGTATTCGCTCGGCGACCCGGAACGCGCTCGAACGTGCCGACGTCCTCGAGTGCGAGTCGATCGTGATCCCCGCACTGGGCTGTGGCGTCGCGGGGTACGACCTTGCTGACGGAGCTACTCTCATCGTCGACCAGATCCAGTCGTTCGAACCCGAATCGCTGACTGACGTCAGATTCATCTTCTACAGCGACGCCGAATACGAGGCGGTACAGGCGGTGATACCGGATCAGTGA
- the dpsA gene encoding DNA starvation/stationary phase protection protein DpsA, which produces MSTQKTVRQPADSIVENSLRLDTDRSEQIVDALNTELANTYVLYHQLKKHHWVVEGAEFLPIHEFTEEAYEHAEEGADLIAERAQALGGVPVSGPAEQADRATVSFEGEDVYDVRTMLENDLEMYGHIIESMRDSIELAENLGDFATGEILREILVTVEEDTHHVEHYLEDDTLVLEEATH; this is translated from the coding sequence ATGAGTACCCAGAAGACAGTCCGACAGCCAGCCGACTCGATCGTGGAGAACAGTCTCCGGCTGGACACTGACCGGTCAGAGCAGATCGTCGACGCGCTCAACACGGAACTGGCGAACACGTACGTCCTTTATCACCAGCTGAAGAAGCACCACTGGGTCGTCGAGGGAGCAGAGTTCCTGCCGATACACGAATTCACGGAAGAGGCCTACGAACACGCGGAGGAGGGGGCGGATCTGATCGCCGAACGCGCACAGGCACTCGGTGGGGTTCCCGTCTCCGGGCCCGCCGAGCAGGCCGACCGTGCGACCGTCTCGTTCGAAGGGGAAGACGTCTACGACGTTCGAACGATGCTCGAGAACGACCTCGAGATGTACGGTCACATCATCGAGTCGATGCGCGATTCCATCGAGCTCGCCGAGAACCTCGGCGACTTCGCGACGGGTGAGATTCTCCGAGAGATCCTGGTGACCGTCGAGGAAGACACCCACCACGTCGAACACTACCTCGAAGACGACACCCTCGTCCTCGAAGAAGCGACCCACTGA
- the thiE gene encoding thiamine phosphate synthase → MTPSNWETYLVTQASISGDRSTPEVVSAAIEGGIDVVQLREKDTTARSRYELGRALRERTAAADVPLIVNDRIDLAMAIDADGVHLGQSDLPVAVARELLGEDAIVGCSAWRVDDARAAERDGADYLGTGAVYGTSSKDVDEAKDGIGPDGVAAVADAVSIPVIGIGGITPANAADVVEAGATGVAVISAITAADDPAAATQQLGEVVANV, encoded by the coding sequence GTGACGCCATCGAACTGGGAGACCTACCTCGTAACCCAAGCGTCGATTTCCGGTGACCGATCGACACCGGAGGTCGTCTCGGCGGCCATCGAGGGTGGGATCGACGTGGTACAGCTTCGCGAGAAAGACACGACCGCCCGCTCACGGTACGAACTCGGGCGAGCGCTTCGCGAACGTACCGCCGCGGCTGATGTGCCACTCATCGTGAACGACCGGATCGATCTGGCGATGGCGATCGACGCTGACGGCGTTCACCTCGGGCAATCCGATCTACCGGTGGCAGTGGCACGCGAACTCCTCGGGGAGGACGCGATCGTCGGCTGTTCGGCCTGGCGCGTCGACGACGCCCGTGCAGCCGAGCGCGACGGCGCCGACTACCTCGGAACTGGCGCCGTCTACGGAACGTCGTCGAAAGACGTCGACGAGGCCAAAGACGGGATCGGGCCGGACGGGGTCGCTGCAGTCGCCGATGCCGTCTCGATTCCGGTCATCGGGATCGGTGGGATCACGCCGGCGAACGCGGCCGACGTCGTCGAGGCTGGAGCCACGGGCGTGGCCGTCATCAGTGCGATTACGGCCGCTGACGATCCAGCGGCAGCGACACAACAACTCGGCGAGGTGGTTGCCAATGTCTGA
- the thiM gene encoding hydroxyethylthiazole kinase — MSDSVPIDSNSLANALQTLSDGSPLVQHLTNRVTMNDVAQVTLHWGGLPVMADTPGDAEEMVHGASAVLLNIGTASPQEVETMVAVGEAANELDVPVVFDPVGVGATPTRDEYAETLLERVDFAAIKGNYGEVSALAGVEADVAGVESVGEYDEIAATARALAASADTTVVASGVTDIVATGEAAYELSVGHERMGSIVGTGCVLGATLATFNGVIDDASEAALCGTTAFGHAGERAAETEHDGPESYRVAFLDTIAGVTPESVREKTIADRIDQVL, encoded by the coding sequence ATGTCTGACTCCGTCCCGATCGATTCGAACAGCCTGGCGAACGCGCTCCAGACCCTTTCCGACGGGTCCCCGCTCGTCCAGCACCTGACGAACCGAGTGACGATGAACGACGTCGCCCAGGTCACCCTCCACTGGGGCGGCCTGCCCGTGATGGCTGATACCCCGGGTGACGCCGAGGAGATGGTTCACGGCGCAAGTGCCGTCTTGCTGAACATCGGCACGGCATCGCCACAGGAGGTCGAGACGATGGTGGCGGTCGGTGAGGCGGCGAACGAACTGGACGTCCCGGTCGTGTTCGATCCTGTCGGCGTCGGCGCCACGCCGACGCGGGACGAGTACGCCGAAACGCTCCTCGAACGGGTCGACTTCGCCGCGATCAAGGGTAACTACGGCGAGGTGAGTGCACTAGCCGGCGTCGAAGCAGACGTCGCCGGCGTCGAATCCGTCGGCGAGTACGACGAGATCGCGGCGACCGCACGCGCACTCGCCGCCTCGGCGGACACGACCGTCGTCGCGTCGGGCGTGACGGATATCGTCGCGACCGGTGAGGCGGCATACGAACTCAGTGTCGGGCACGAACGCATGGGGTCGATCGTCGGGACCGGGTGCGTACTCGGGGCGACGCTCGCGACGTTCAACGGGGTCATCGACGACGCGTCCGAAGCCGCGTTGTGTGGAACGACAGCGTTCGGACACGCTGGCGAACGCGCAGCCGAGACGGAGCACGACGGCCCCGAGAGCTATCGTGTCGCCTTCCTCGATACGATCGCTGGGGTGACTCCGGAATCAGTGCGTGAGAAGACTATTGCAGACCGAATCGACCAGGTGCTGTAA
- a CDS encoding YbaK/EbsC family protein, which produces MHERAESFRECASRNYDLDPDVVEFPNGTKTAADAAAAIGCTEAQIASSLVFDVDGALVVCITSGANHVDETALGDHFESPADTVEMADPDRIREAIGWVIGGVPPICHDTTVPIVMDRSLLGYETVWAAAGTPSAVFSIDPKRLRTLTDATPIDVTAGS; this is translated from the coding sequence ATGCACGAACGCGCCGAGTCGTTTCGTGAGTGTGCGAGTCGGAACTACGACCTCGATCCGGACGTCGTCGAATTCCCCAACGGGACGAAGACGGCGGCCGACGCCGCAGCGGCGATCGGCTGTACCGAGGCACAGATCGCCAGTTCGCTCGTATTCGACGTCGACGGGGCTCTCGTCGTCTGCATTACGAGTGGGGCAAACCACGTCGACGAAACGGCGCTCGGTGACCACTTCGAATCTCCTGCTGATACGGTCGAGATGGCCGATCCGGACCGAATCCGTGAGGCGATTGGCTGGGTGATCGGGGGCGTTCCGCCGATCTGTCACGATACGACCGTACCGATCGTCATGGATCGAAGCCTCCTCGGCTACGAGACGGTGTGGGCCGCTGCAGGAACACCGTCGGCTGTCTTCTCGATCGATCCGAAGCGGCTTCGAACACTGACGGATGCTACACCGATCGACGTCACCGCTGGATCGTAG
- a CDS encoding metal ABC transporter substrate-binding protein → MDRSRRSILSIGAGSIATAVAGCLSESDLQGSEGGYAAFFTLQDWANAVGGDHITFETPIDVGDMGHGWSPSSDLITELGTSRVFIYLDSPAFSWAQDAADVIERDYDDVTLVDALDGLDLLATDHEITHDDGHHEDGEHDHDEGDDHHEDGEQDHDEGDDHHEDGEHDHDEGDDHHEDGEHDHDEGDDHADEHDHGQYDPHAWVDPVRATQMVETIADGLARVEPDHEDSFRENAAAYTDQLDDLDRQFRTLVSDIGGPIGVLASHDSFRYLQDRYGFVLHTPAGISPDQSPSQSEIAETIDFVDSNGIETVLYDRFESDRLARTIVENSDATSTEAISPAAGTTETWAENGWGYVEQMAEINVPALEAALVSRD, encoded by the coding sequence ATGGACCGTTCACGACGATCGATCCTCTCGATCGGTGCCGGATCGATAGCAACTGCCGTCGCGGGTTGTCTCTCCGAATCCGACTTACAGGGTTCGGAGGGGGGATACGCGGCGTTTTTCACCCTCCAGGACTGGGCGAATGCTGTCGGTGGCGACCACATCACGTTCGAAACGCCGATCGACGTCGGTGACATGGGGCACGGCTGGAGCCCGAGTTCGGACCTCATAACGGAGCTCGGAACCTCACGTGTGTTCATCTATCTCGATTCGCCGGCGTTCTCGTGGGCACAGGATGCGGCCGACGTAATCGAACGTGATTACGACGACGTGACCCTCGTAGACGCGCTCGACGGTCTCGATCTTCTAGCGACGGATCACGAGATCACTCACGACGACGGACACCACGAAGACGGCGAACACGATCACGATGAGGGAGACGATCACCACGAAGACGGCGAACAAGATCACGATGAGGGAGACGATCACCACGAAGACGGCGAACACGATCACGATGAGGGAGACGATCACCACGAAGACGGGGAACACGATCACGATGAGGGAGACGACCACGCCGACGAGCACGATCACGGCCAGTACGACCCCCACGCCTGGGTAGACCCCGTCAGGGCCACGCAAATGGTCGAAACGATTGCCGACGGACTCGCCAGGGTCGAACCCGATCACGAGGACTCGTTTCGGGAGAACGCCGCGGCATACACCGACCAGTTGGACGACCTCGATCGGCAGTTCCGGACGCTCGTGTCGGATATCGGCGGGCCGATCGGCGTCCTCGCAAGTCACGATTCGTTCCGGTATCTGCAGGACCGGTACGGGTTCGTCTTGCACACGCCGGCGGGAATCTCCCCCGACCAGTCACCAAGTCAGTCGGAGATCGCGGAGACCATCGACTTCGTCGATTCGAACGGGATCGAGACGGTCCTGTACGATCGATTCGAATCGGACAGACTGGCCCGGACGATCGTCGAGAACAGCGATGCGACGTCTACTGAGGCTATCTCGCCGGCTGCGGGAACGACCGAAACGTGGGCCGAAAACGGCTGGGGGTACGTCGAGCAGATGGCGGAAATAAACGTCCCAGCTCTCGAAGCGGCACTGGTGAGCCGTGACTGA
- a CDS encoding metal ABC transporter ATP-binding protein: MTDVVHLENVSFSYGEQPAVADVTLSVGAGEFLGLIGPNGSGKTTLLHLLLGLLEPDSGRVELFGQPVSSFDQGERIGYVSQGATDRAETMPVTVREVVRMGRFAHAGHSRLAEEDRDAVDAALATVDIENLAERRIGSLSGGQRQRAYIARALASEADLLALDEPTVGVDAESRDAFYQLLASLNDRGITIVLIEHDIGVVTDRVDHIACLNTQLYHHGDTESFVESDALADAYGASGRIVQHHH, translated from the coding sequence GTGACTGACGTCGTGCACCTGGAGAACGTGAGCTTCTCCTACGGCGAGCAGCCCGCGGTGGCGGACGTGACGCTGTCCGTCGGTGCCGGCGAGTTCCTCGGTTTGATCGGCCCGAACGGCTCCGGGAAGACGACGCTGTTACACCTGCTGCTCGGCCTCCTCGAACCCGATTCGGGCCGTGTCGAGCTGTTCGGCCAGCCAGTCTCGTCGTTCGACCAGGGGGAGCGAATCGGCTACGTATCCCAGGGGGCGACGGATCGGGCGGAGACGATGCCCGTCACCGTCCGGGAAGTGGTACGGATGGGACGGTTCGCCCACGCCGGCCACTCGCGGCTCGCTGAAGAGGACCGAGACGCGGTCGACGCCGCGCTCGCGACCGTCGACATCGAAAATCTTGCCGAGCGCCGGATCGGATCGCTCTCGGGCGGTCAGCGCCAGCGGGCGTACATCGCTCGCGCACTCGCCTCCGAGGCCGACTTGCTCGCGCTGGACGAACCGACGGTGGGCGTCGACGCAGAGTCCCGCGACGCGTTCTACCAACTGCTAGCATCGCTGAACGACCGTGGCATCACGATCGTCCTGATCGAACACGACATTGGCGTCGTCACGGATCGTGTGGATCACATCGCCTGTCTCAACACGCAGCTGTATCATCACGGAGATACCGAATCGTTCGTCGAGAGCGACGCACTCGCGGATGCCTACGGTGCGTCGGGGCGGATCGTCCAGCACCACCACTGA